In one window of Pseudorasbora parva isolate DD20220531a chromosome 7, ASM2467924v1, whole genome shotgun sequence DNA:
- the nsmce2 gene encoding E3 SUMO-protein ligase NSE2 isoform X2, whose translation MSLSSVQSTVSTLKSCQADIGSCMDMISDVALGIVEAQGMDNSPALKKLEDMILECSRLDREINCFVESVDEMTAQARHEPPEAMVHLRNTVEGRFSELMAGVSDADLQRHSKVVAFKDNVRKYAMQAGQNVAENEEEELDEDIAVTQSQTNFICPLTQVEMVNPVKNKKCNHYYDQGAVLEMIKAKQKNKKKFRCPKVGCGNTDVKQSDLELDLVMKRMIQNHKRQSRKT comes from the exons ATGTCTCTAAGCTCAGTGCAGTCCACCGTATCCACTCTGAAGTCATGTCAAGCAGATATTGGGTCTTGTATGGACATGATTTCGGACGTTGCGCTGGGAATAGTGGAAGCACAAG GTATGGATAACAGTCCCGCTCTGAAGAAACTGGAGGATATGATTCTGGAGTGTTCCAGACTGGACAGAGAAATCAATTGTTTTGTGGAGTCTGTTGATGAGATGACTGCTCAG GCCAGACATGAACCACCGGAGGCCATGGTTCATCTGAGAAACACTGTAGAGGGCCGTTTCAGTGAGTTAATGGCTGGCGTTTCAGATGCAGACCTGCAAAGGCACAGCAAAGTGGTTGCCTTCAAAGACAATGTTAGGAAATATGCCATGCAAG cTGGTCAAAATGTAGCCGAGAACGAAGAGGAGGAGCTGGATGAGGATATTGCTGTAACACAAAGCCAGACGAACTTCATTTGCCCTCTCACCCAG GTTGAGATGGTCAATCCAGTGAAAAACAAGAAATGCAATCATTACTATGACCAAGGGGCTGTACTCGAAATGATTAAagccaaacaaaaaaataagaagAAATTTCG ATGTCCAAAGGTTGGCTGTGGAAACACAGATGTTAAGCAGTCGGACCTTGAGTTGGACCTGGTTATGAAAAGAATGATCCAGAACCACAAGAGACAGAGCAGAAAAACTtaa
- the zhx2a gene encoding zinc fingers and homeoboxes protein 2a gives MASRRKSTTPCMIRPDDLVTADDPEEMDSSVDGTEENGSSHLVSSSEDWTDRKSSVNSMTEATELEKPEVKTRPQRKLQGGYECKYCPFSTQNLNEFKDHVDSNHPNVILNPLYLCAVCNFNTKKFDSLTEHNEKCHPGESNFKFKRIKLNSQTILEQTIEGSNCAVIYDTTSPQSGEDFTAFPSSKSTTTKLGKSKADSLRLQDDSVLDKLTQDLPKKQITAVNVNGTVIIPDATLKEGLSHIMPSLQRPPNYNLVPKIAVPLNTSKYNPSLDGNLTLITSFNKFPYPTQAELSWLTAASKHPEEQIKVWFTTQRLKQGISWSPEEVEEARKKMFNGTIQPVQQAFTVLPAQLAQSTKASQPLIQTVPCHVLGQSGLVLASVANGSNATSSLTLTVANQIAQGVKRPHTAPLVAPEIKRPSIIQSVQSTPKSVSPTPSLSSDCEKTPDQIRELTTSYAQCQFPDDEEVYRLIETTGLSWGEIKKWFSDQRHGNHKAVQQIKTDFSSKDSQPHKPVATQFPLLERVKGKSSEQMKKLEESFQRTSFPTQAEIEHLVADTRLSKNEIDCWFTERRALRDNLEQALLNSMGSKRLEHQLQRGTLNGVHEQDSRVRDSPLPILTSPACQEAIDGKSLCLLKDVFAQTQWPSPEEYNQLEIQTGLARTEIVRWFKDNRSALKNGTLDWMEQFQSLGNKRPNGQSSLLITDQTQSVLQRHFQEAKVQKGEGFEKLPEQPKLTNQDIVEWFTSKLGHNMPDINKSKEHGQGSVDGKRWVSLAADIDSKDYDAQKVARDLEVLSAEHRVTG, from the coding sequence ATGGCTAGTCGAAGAAAGTCTACAACTCCCTGCATGATCCGACCTGATGACTTGGTGACTGCAGATGATCCGGAAGAAATGGATTCTTCTGTGGATGGTACAGAAGAGAATGGATCATCACATCTAGTGTCATCCAGTGAGGACTGGACAGATAGGAAGAGTTCTGTGAACTCTATGACGGAAGCAACAGAGCTGGAGAAACCTGAAGTGAAAACACGACCACAGAGGAAACTCCAAGGAGGCTATGAGTGCAAATACTGTCCCTTTTCCACACAAAACCTCAATGAGTTCAAAGACCATGTTGATTCCAACCACCCCAATGTTATACTCAACCCACTTTACTTgtgtgcagtatgcaacttcaACACAAAAAAGTTTGATTCTTTGACAGAACACAATGAGAAGTGCCATCCCGGGGAGAGCAACTTCAAGTTCAAGAGAATTAAGCTAAACAGTCAGACCATTCTAGAACAGACAATCGAAGGTTCAAACTGTGCCGTCATCTATGATACAACCAGCCCTCAGTCGGGAGAGGACTTTACTGCTTTTCCTTCAAGCAAATCCACTACTACTAAGCTGGGTAAGTCCAAAGCAGACAGTTTACGGTTGCAAGACGATAGTGTGCTGGATAAACTCACTCAAGATCTCCCAAAAAAGCAAATTACTGCAGTGAATGTGAATGGGACTGTGATAATCCCAGATGCGACACTTAAAGAGGGCCTCTCTCATATAATGCCATCACTGCAACGCCCGCCTAACTACAATTTAGTACCAAAAATCGCTGTCCCCTTGAACACTTCAAAATACAACCCCTCGTTAGATGGCAACTTGACCCTCATCACCTCCTTCAACAAGTTTCCGTACCCTACTCAAGCCGAGCTCTCTTGGCTCACTGCAGCCTCCAAACACCCTGAAGAACAAATTAAAGTGTGGTTCACTACCCAACGACTAAAACAAGGTATCAGCTGGTCCCCTGAGGAAGTTGAGGAAGCACGAAAGAAAATGTTCAATGGAACGATTCAGCCTGTCCAGCAAGCATTCACTGTCTTACCTGCTCAGTTAGCTCAGTCCACTAAAGCTTCACAGCCCCTTATCCAGACCGTCCCTTGCCATGTCCTTGGACAATCTGGCCTAGTGTTGGCATCAGTTGCCAATGGCTCAAATGCGACCAGTTCTCTCACATTAACAGTCGCAAATCAAATAGCACAGGGTGTCAAGAGGCCCCACACAGCACCACTGGTTGCCCCAGAGATAAAGAGGCCTTCAATAATCCAGTCCGTACAGAGTACTCCGaagtctgtctctccaacacCAAGTCTTTCTTCAGATTGTGAGAAAACCCCTGATCAAATCAGAGAGCTGACCACTAGCTATGCTCAGTGCCAGTTTCCTGATGATGAAGAAGTTTATCGTCTCATCGAGACGACTGGCCTCTCCTGGGGAGAGATCAAAAAATGGTTCAGCGATCAGCGCCATGGAAACCATAAGGCTGTGCAACAGATTAAAACAGACTTCTCTTCAAAGGACAGCCAACCACATAAGCCTGTCGCCACACAGTTTCCACTACTAGAGAGAGTTAAAGGCAAATCCTCTGAGCAAATGAAAAAGCTAGAGGAGAGTTTCCAAAGGACTAGCTTTCCAACCCAGGCTGAGATAGAGCACCTTGTGGCGGACACCAGGCTCTCCAAAAACGAAATTGATTGCTGGTTTACAGAGCGTCGTGCACTACGTGACAACCTGGAGCAAGCCTTGCTCAACTCGATGGGCTCGAAAAGGTTGGAGCATCAACTTCAAAGGGGGACATTGAATGGTGTCCATGAGCAGGACAGCAGAGTCAGGGACTCGCCTCTTCCCATTCTCACATCCCCAGCGTGTCAAGAGGCCATTGATGGCAAGTCTCTCTGCCTTCTTAAAGACGTGTTTGCACAAACCCAGTGGCCCTCACCAGAGGAGTACAATCAACTAGAAATCCAAACAGGGCTAGCTCGTACTGAAATTGTCCGCTGGTTTAAGGACAACAGATCTGCTCTGAAAAATGGAACTCTGGATTGGATGGAGCAATTTCAAAGTCTTGGCAACAAAAGACCGAATGGACaaagcagcttgttgatcacaGATCAGACACAGAGCGTCCTACAAAGGCACTTTCAAGAAGCAAAGGTACAAAAAGGGGAGGGTTTTGAGAAGCTTCCAGAGCAGCCAAAACTAACCAACCAGGACATAGTAGAATGGTTCACCAGTAAACTGGGCCACAACATGCCTGATATCAACAAGAGCAAGGAACATGGACAGGGAAGTGTAGATGGTAAGAGGTGGGTTTCCTTGGCAGCTGACATTGACAGCAAAGACTATGATGCACAGAAAGTGGCACGAGACCTTGAAGTACTTTCAGCAGAACACAGAGTGACTGGATGA
- the derl1 gene encoding derlin-1: protein MSDIGDWFKNIPFITRYWFAGSIAVPLIGKLGLIGPMYLVLWPEAFFHKFQIWRPLSATLYFPVGPGTGFLYLVNLYFLYQYSSRLETGAFDGRPADYMFMLLFNWICIVITGLMMDMQLLMIPLIMSVLYVWAQLNRETIVSFWFGTRFKACYLPWVILGFNYIIGGSVVNELIGNLVGHLYFFLMFKYPMDLGGRSFLSTPQFLYQMFPNRRGGVSGFGVPPSRRPVPQEQAGGGGGGGRHNWGQGFRLGDD from the exons ATGTCAGATATTGGGGACTGGTTTAAAAACATCCCTTTCATCACCCGTTACTGGTTTGCTGGCTCAATTGCTGTGCCGCTAATAGGAAAGCTGGGATTAATTGGGCCTATGTATCTTGTGTTATGGCCGGAGGCATTCTTTCATAAATTCCAG ATATGGAGACCATTATCTGCAACGTTGTATTTCCCAGTTGGCCCAGGGACAGGCTTTCTCTACTTGGTTAATTTGTATTTCCTCTACCAATACTCCTCGAGGCTTGAAACAG GAGCTTTTGATGGAAGACCAGCAGACTACATGTTCATGCTGCTTTTCAACTGGATTTGCATTGTT ATAACAGGCTTAATGATGGACATGCAG CTCCTGATGATCCCTTTGATCATGTCTGTTCTGTATGTCTGGGCTCAGTTAAATCGAGAAACGATTGTATCTTTCTGGTTTGGCACCAGATTTAAG GCTTGTTATCTCCCTTGGGTAATTCTGGGATTCAACTATATCATTGGTGGCTC tgtTGTCAATGAGCTGATTGGGAACTTGGTTGGCCACCTTTACTTCTTTCTGATGTTCAAATACCCCATGGACCTAGGTGGCAGGTCCTTTCTGTCCACCCCACAGTTCCT ATACCAGATGTTCCCAAATCGACGAGGAGGGGTGTCTGGATTTGGCGTTCCTCCAAGTAGGAGACCTGTACCCCAAGAGCAAGCAGGAGGAGGAGGCGGTGGTGGGCGTCATAACTGGGGTCAAGGCTTTCGCCTGGGGGACGACTGA
- the nsmce2 gene encoding E3 SUMO-protein ligase NSE2 isoform X1 has product MFVKISQISLKCYCHLVQCLLEMSLSSVQSTVSTLKSCQADIGSCMDMISDVALGIVEAQGMDNSPALKKLEDMILECSRLDREINCFVESVDEMTAQARHEPPEAMVHLRNTVEGRFSELMAGVSDADLQRHSKVVAFKDNVRKYAMQAGQNVAENEEEELDEDIAVTQSQTNFICPLTQVEMVNPVKNKKCNHYYDQGAVLEMIKAKQKNKKKFRCPKVGCGNTDVKQSDLELDLVMKRMIQNHKRQSRKT; this is encoded by the exons atgtttgtaaaAATATCGCAGATAAGTTTAAAATGCTATTGCCACTTAG TTCAATGCCTACTGGAGATGTCTCTAAGCTCAGTGCAGTCCACCGTATCCACTCTGAAGTCATGTCAAGCAGATATTGGGTCTTGTATGGACATGATTTCGGACGTTGCGCTGGGAATAGTGGAAGCACAAG GTATGGATAACAGTCCCGCTCTGAAGAAACTGGAGGATATGATTCTGGAGTGTTCCAGACTGGACAGAGAAATCAATTGTTTTGTGGAGTCTGTTGATGAGATGACTGCTCAG GCCAGACATGAACCACCGGAGGCCATGGTTCATCTGAGAAACACTGTAGAGGGCCGTTTCAGTGAGTTAATGGCTGGCGTTTCAGATGCAGACCTGCAAAGGCACAGCAAAGTGGTTGCCTTCAAAGACAATGTTAGGAAATATGCCATGCAAG cTGGTCAAAATGTAGCCGAGAACGAAGAGGAGGAGCTGGATGAGGATATTGCTGTAACACAAAGCCAGACGAACTTCATTTGCCCTCTCACCCAG GTTGAGATGGTCAATCCAGTGAAAAACAAGAAATGCAATCATTACTATGACCAAGGGGCTGTACTCGAAATGATTAAagccaaacaaaaaaataagaagAAATTTCG ATGTCCAAAGGTTGGCTGTGGAAACACAGATGTTAAGCAGTCGGACCTTGAGTTGGACCTGGTTATGAAAAGAATGATCCAGAACCACAAGAGACAGAGCAGAAAAACTtaa
- the tomm40 gene encoding mitochondrial import receptor subunit TOM40 homolog, translated as MGSVLAASSPSPPPASGGGGSAPGGAGLVTVPPGFTMPPVSAVPPSSGTQGQPGTDAEASLSNPGTFEECHRKCKEVFPVQMEGVRLVVNKGLSNHFQVSHTITLSTLGDSGYRFGATYVGSKQTGPAESFPVMVGDMDNTGSLNAQIIHQLTSHVRSKLAIQTQQHKFVNWQCDAEYRGDDFTAAVTLGNPDVLVGSGIIVAHYLQSVSPALVLGGELVYHKRPGEEGTVTSLVGRYTGSNYVATLTVGGAGAHASYYHKANDQLQVGVEFEASTRMQDTSMSFGYQLDVPKANLLFKGSLDSNWVVGATLEKKLLPLPLSLALGAFLNHRKNKFQCGFGVTIG; from the exons ATGGGCAGTGTGTTGGCTGCCAGCTCACCAAGCCCACCCCCGGCCTCAGGGGGTGGCGGCAGTGCCCCTGGGGGCGCAGGTCTAGTGACGGTACCACCAGGTTTCACCATGCCCCCAGTGTCTGCAGTCCCACCCTCCTCAGGCACACAAGGGCAGCCCGGTACAGATGCAGAGGCTTCTCTCTCCAACCCCGGCACATTTGAAGAGTGTCATCGCAAATGCAAAG AGGTCTTCCCTGTGCAGATGGAGGGGGTACGCTTGGTTGTCAATAAGGGCTTGAGTAATCACTTCCAG GTTAGTCACACAATTACTCTAAGCACCTTGGGAGACTCTGGTTACAGATTCGGAGCCACGTATGTGGGCAGCAAGCAAACAGGACCTGCAGAG TCTTTCCCGGTTATGGTAGGTGACATGGACAACACAGGCAGTCTCAATGCACAGATCATCCATCAGCTGACCAGCCATGTTCGCTCTAAATTGGCCATTCAG ACGCAGCAGCACAAGTTTGTAAACTGGCAATGTGATGCAGAATACCGTGGTGATGACTTCACAGCTGCTGTTACCCTTGGCAACCCAGATGTTCTTGTTGGATCTG GTATCATCGTGGCGCACTACCTCCAGTCTGTGTCCCCTGCTTTGGTATTGGGGGGTGAGCTTGTCTATCACAAGAGACCAGGAGAAGAGGGCACAGTCACATCATTAGTGGGCAGGTACACAG GTAGTAACTATGTCGCCACGTTGACTGTAGGGGGAGCTGGTGCACATGCGTCATACTACCACAAAGCCAATGATCAG CTCCAGGTTGGGGTGGAATTTGAGGCTAGCACACGGATGCAGGACACAAGCATGTCGTTTGGTTATCAGTTGGATGTACCTAAAGCAAATCTGCTGTTCAAAG GTTCTTTAGATAGCAATTGGGTGGTGGGAGCGACGCTGGAGAAGAAGCTGCTTCCACTTCCTCTATCATTAGCTCTAGGCGCCTTCCTTAACCACCGCAAGAACAAGTTTCAGTGTGGCTTTGGTGTCACCATCGGATAG